A window of the Malaclemys terrapin pileata isolate rMalTer1 chromosome 6, rMalTer1.hap1, whole genome shotgun sequence genome harbors these coding sequences:
- the LOC128839010 gene encoding thioredoxin-like, translated as MVKSVGNLEEFRSELKSAGDKLVVVDFSATWCGPCKMIKPFFHSLCEKFPDVVFLEVDVDDAQDVASECAVQCMPTFQFYKQGNKVHEFSGANREKLEENITKLR; from the exons ATGGTGAAGAGCGTGGGGAACCTG GAAGAATTTAGGTCTGAATTGAAATCTGCTGGTGATAAACTTGTAGTTGTTGACTTCTCGGCCACATGGTGTGGACCATGCAAAATGATCAAACCCTTTTTTCAT agtcttTGTGAGAAGTTCCCAGACGTAGTGTTTCTTGAAGTTGATGTGGATGATGCTCAG GACGTTGCTTCAGAGTGTGCAGTCCAGTGCATGCCAACATTCCAATTCTACAAGCAAGGCAACAAG GTGCATGAATTCTCTGGAGCAAACCGAGAGAAGCTTGAAGAGAATATTACCAAGCTACGCTGA
- the PTGR1 gene encoding prostaglandin reductase 1 produces MVRAKSWTLKKHFEGFPKTNDFELKEVELPKLKDGDVLFESVFLSVDPYMRPYSRRYMKEGDIMIGSQVARVVESKNPTYPVGTYVVANSGWTTHFISDGKDLQLLPPWPEKLPRSLALGTIGMPGLTAYFGLFEICKMRAGDTVLVTAAAGAVGSVVGQIAKIGGCKVVGCAGSDKKVAYLKQIGFDEAFNYKTVGSLEEALKKASPDGYDCYFDNVGGEFSSIVLNQMKKFGRIAVCGAISGYNDTVPQKGPYVQIPMIFKELYMEGFIVSRWNDRREEALKILLRWVVEGKIKCEEHVTEGFEKMPAAFMGLLKGENLGKAIIKV; encoded by the exons ATGGTGAGAGCCAAGTCTTGGACGCTGAAAAAGCATTTTGAGGGCTTCCCCAAAACAAATGACTTTGAGCTGAAAGAGGTGGAGTTGCCAAAGCTAAAGGATGGAG ATGTGCTGTTTGAATCTGTGTTTCTCAGTGTTGATCCTTACATGAG ACCTTATAGTAGGAGATACATGAAAGAGGGAGACATAATGATAGGCAGCCAAGTTGCTAG AGTTGTGGAAAGCAAGAATCCCACCTACCCAGTAGGGACCTATGTTGTGGCTAATTCAGGCTGGACAACTCACTTCATCTCTGATGGGAAAGATCTACAGCTGCTTCCTCCTTGGCCAGAAAAGCTCCCCAGATCTTTGGCTCTTGGGACAATTGGCATGCCAGG CCTCACTGCATACTTCGGCCTATTTGAGATCTGCAAGATGAGAGCAGGAGACACCGTGCTGGttactgcagcagctggagctgtGGGTTCAGTGGTGGGGCAGATTGCTAAAATCGGA GGTTGCAAAGTGGTTGGCTGCGCTGGCTCAGATAAAAAGGTTGCTTATCTGAAACAGATTGGCTTTGATGAAGCCTTTAACTATAAGACTGTAGGATCCTTGGAAGAAGCGCTGAAGAAGGCCTCACCCGATGGCTACGACTGCTACTTTGATAAC GTGGGTGGAGAGTTTTCAAGTATTGTTCTGAATCAAATGAAGAAATTTGGGAGGATTGCTGTGTGTGGAGCCATCTCTGGATACAATGACACAGTGCCCCAGAAAG GACCTTATGTTCAGATCCCAATGATCTTCAAGGAACTTTACATGGAAGGATTTATCGTCTCACGGTGGAATGACAGGCGTGAGGAGGCCCTGAAGATATTGTTAAGATGGGTTGTAGAG GGGAAAATTAAGTGTGAAGAACATGTTACTGAAGGATTTGAAAAAATGCCAGCAGCTTTCATGGGACTGTTAAAGGGAGAAAACCTTGGAAAAGCAATAATAAAAGTGTAA